The genomic interval TCAGCCACCCCGGACCGGGAATCTCGGCCAGTACTCCAGCGGTCAGAATCCGAGCAAGTACAACGCCCTGGCCTCCTTCGTCACCTATGTGAAGGCGATCGAGAACCTGGACCGGCACCGTTTCCCCGACGAGTACGCCGAGCACTCCGATCGCATCAAGGAACTGCGGCCGTTCCTGAAGGCACACGGCATTCTCGACGTCATGGCGGTCAAGAATCCGGAAGTCGCCGCGCTCCTCGGCGTTTGAGCTCACCCCTCGCGCGGTACCGGGCGCCCACCGTGCCCGGTACTGTCGCATCCTATGAAGGAAGGCCAGCGCGCTCCCCAGTTCGATCTGCCCGACCAGTCCGGGATTTCGCGATCCCTCGACGCCCTGCTCGCGGACGGACCGCTGGTGCTGTTCTTCTTCCCCGCCGCCAACACCCCGGTCTGCACCGCGGAGGCGTGCCATTTCCGTGATCTGACAAGCGAATTCGCCGCCCTCGGCGCGTCCTGCGCTGGCATCAGCACCGATTCGGTCGACACCCAGGCGGGTTTCGATGACAAGCAGCGGCTGGGCTATCCCCTCCTGTCCGACAGCGACGGAGCGGTCGCCGAGCGGTTCGGCGTCAAGCGCGGACTGCTCGGCAAACTCATGCCGGTGAAGCGGCAGACCTTCGTCATCGATACCGACCGCACCGTGCTGAAGGTGATCACCGGCGAACTCCGGGCGAACGTGCACGCCGATACCGCCCTGGCCTTCCTGCGTTCACGAAACAGCTGATCCGAAACGCCGGGCCGAGTCGTTCCCCGGTACCCGGCAATGCACATACGCTGTCGCTATGACTTCGCGGAGCGTGGAGCAAACGGCCGGCCACAAGCCCGCCTCGACCACCTGGCGCAATCGGATCCTGGCACTGCTGGCCGTGGCCGTGGTGCTCGTCGTCGCCTATTTCATCCTCGCCGCGTTCATTCCGCGCTGGTGGGCGCAGCGCGTCGCGAGCATGTCCGGCCACGGCAGTTTCGCCCAGGGCATCTGGTCCGGGCTGGCGCTGGGCTTCCTGTGCACCCTGATCCCGCTGCTTCTGCTGCTGTTCGCGGTGCTGTCGTGGCGACGGCGAGCGGGCCGGTTCCTCGCCGGCGCCGCTGCGGTGCTGGCGCTCGTCGCGGCGCTGCCTAACCTCATGACGCTCACCATCGTGCTGGGCGGCAGCAGCGCCGCGCACGCGGGTGAGCGCGTGCTGGACGTGGACGCGCCCGGCTTCCGCGGC from Nocardia wallacei carries:
- a CDS encoding permease; translated protein: MTSRSVEQTAGHKPASTTWRNRILALLAVAVVLVVAYFILAAFIPRWWAQRVASMSGHGSFAQGIWSGLALGFLCTLIPLLLLLFAVLSWRRRAGRFLAGAAAVLALVAALPNLMTLTIVLGGSSAAHAGERVLDVDAPGFRGASLTAAIVAGVLFALLVFLVVRRKYRTHRAAKRSGLAQPVDTTPAPPPPGPPGPREDPPLH
- a CDS encoding peroxiredoxin, with amino-acid sequence MKEGQRAPQFDLPDQSGISRSLDALLADGPLVLFFFPAANTPVCTAEACHFRDLTSEFAALGASCAGISTDSVDTQAGFDDKQRLGYPLLSDSDGAVAERFGVKRGLLGKLMPVKRQTFVIDTDRTVLKVITGELRANVHADTALAFLRSRNS